The Cohnella abietis genome has a segment encoding these proteins:
- the hisC gene encoding histidinol-phosphate transaminase yields MSKYWSELTASLVPYVPGEQPKDKQYIKLNTNENPYPPSPKVIAAIQDATNDDLRLYPDPTCDKLRETLAHYYGLSKEHIFVGNGSDEILAFAFPAFFSASKPILFPDVTYTFYPVYAKLYGLNYEMIPTDDQFNIEAGHYCKPNGGIIIPNPNAPTAKFIVLDSLVQILNHNQDQVVIVDEAYIDFGGQSAVSLISEYPNLLVVQTLSKSRSLAGLRVGMAMGHPDLIDGLNRIKNSFNSYTLDRLAIAGAIAAIEDQSYFEMTNRKIIETRDRTTESLKQLGYQVIESKANFLFVSHPQQSAEVIFNELKLRGILVRYFNKPRIDQYLRISIGTDEEMDTLVAVLRELQN; encoded by the coding sequence TTGAGTAAATATTGGAGCGAATTAACCGCATCACTTGTACCGTATGTTCCTGGAGAACAGCCCAAGGATAAGCAATACATAAAGCTGAATACGAACGAGAATCCGTATCCACCATCGCCTAAGGTTATAGCGGCTATACAGGACGCCACAAATGATGACCTGCGGCTGTATCCTGATCCAACATGCGACAAGCTAAGAGAAACTCTTGCTCATTATTATGGATTGTCCAAGGAGCATATTTTTGTAGGAAACGGCTCGGATGAAATCCTTGCGTTTGCTTTTCCTGCCTTTTTCTCGGCTAGCAAGCCTATTCTGTTCCCAGACGTTACCTATACGTTCTACCCGGTCTACGCCAAGCTTTACGGCTTGAATTATGAAATGATCCCGACGGATGATCAGTTTAATATTGAAGCTGGGCATTATTGTAAGCCTAATGGGGGCATTATCATTCCAAACCCCAATGCGCCAACAGCGAAGTTCATCGTTCTAGATTCTCTGGTTCAAATTCTTAATCACAATCAGGATCAAGTGGTCATTGTTGATGAGGCTTATATCGATTTTGGCGGACAATCAGCCGTTTCGTTAATTTCGGAATATCCTAATTTATTAGTTGTTCAGACGTTATCGAAATCGCGATCACTTGCCGGACTGCGCGTAGGAATGGCCATGGGGCATCCCGATCTGATCGATGGATTAAACCGAATCAAAAATTCATTCAACTCCTATACGTTAGATCGATTGGCGATAGCAGGTGCTATAGCAGCTATAGAGGATCAGTCGTATTTCGAAATGACGAATCGTAAGATTATCGAAACAAGAGATCGTACGACAGAGTCATTAAAACAACTTGGTTATCAGGTGATTGAATCTAAGGCCAATTTTCTCTTTGTCTCACATCCACAGCAATCAGCTGAGGTCATCTTTAATGAACTTAAGCTTAGAGGAATATTGGTGCGTTACTTCAATAAACCTAGAATAGATCAATACTTGCGAATCAGCATTGGCACAGATGAGGAAATGGATACATTAGTAGCTGTATTGCGTGAATTACAAAATTGA
- a CDS encoding YfiT family bacillithiol transferase, with the protein MEAILKQWKGKGTRNLSVVDERYPIGRFTYEGKISADQRMQWIADISLLPTQLSTALEGLSEEQLDTPYRTYGWTVRQVAHHIADSHLNSFTRFKLALTEKQPTIKPYYEEQWALLPDSKQAPVVLSIALVTALHARWDYLLQAMREEDFARTFRHPESLKVLRLDEALGIYSWHGRHHVAHITSLRGRMGW; encoded by the coding sequence ATGGAAGCTATACTAAAGCAATGGAAGGGCAAGGGGACCAGAAATTTGTCAGTTGTTGATGAGAGATACCCGATTGGTCGATTTACTTATGAAGGAAAGATATCAGCTGATCAAAGAATGCAATGGATTGCTGATATTTCGCTGCTGCCGACACAGCTTTCAACGGCGTTGGAGGGACTATCGGAGGAGCAGCTAGATACGCCTTATCGCACATATGGCTGGACTGTTCGTCAGGTTGCTCATCATATTGCCGACAGCCATCTCAATAGCTTTACGAGGTTTAAGCTAGCTCTAACGGAAAAGCAGCCGACGATTAAGCCTTATTATGAAGAACAGTGGGCTTTGCTCCCGGATAGTAAGCAAGCGCCAGTTGTGTTATCAATAGCACTAGTTACTGCTTTACATGCACGTTGGGATTATTTGCTTCAAGCAATGAGGGAAGAGGATTTTGCTAGAACGTTCCGTCATCCAGAGTCATTGAAGGTACTTCGCTTAGATGAAGCGCTAGGCATCTATTCTTGGCATGGCCGCCATCACGTTGCCCATATTACATCGCTGCGTGGACGGATGGGCTGGTAA
- a CDS encoding response regulator transcription factor, protein MTELTRVLVIEDDPIIGEMLTLYLTEEQFDVQRVESAREGKFALDSYQPDILLLDLMLPDASGTELCAEFRQLTAIPIIVISMKPSVTVRIQAISSGADDFLVKPFSMQELKVRMDAVLRRTSSAKPLAVVYKNEDSTIATEVQQGLTLDLERRTIVLDGEHIETTFSEYEIMRLFYQHPNRVFSREELINAVRGIDSFINDRAIDVHVTNLRRKLEKNPKEPQFIKTVWGVGYKFIR, encoded by the coding sequence GTGACTGAATTGACAAGAGTACTTGTTATTGAAGATGATCCTATCATCGGAGAAATGCTCACTCTCTATCTCACGGAAGAGCAGTTTGATGTTCAGCGGGTAGAATCGGCTCGTGAAGGTAAGTTCGCGCTCGACTCTTATCAGCCTGACATTCTATTGCTTGACCTTATGCTTCCCGATGCTAGCGGAACCGAGCTATGCGCGGAGTTTAGACAGCTTACAGCGATTCCTATTATCGTCATCTCCATGAAGCCATCTGTTACTGTTCGTATTCAGGCCATCAGCTCAGGAGCCGATGATTTTCTAGTTAAGCCATTCAGTATGCAGGAGCTTAAGGTGCGTATGGACGCTGTATTGCGACGAACGTCAAGCGCTAAACCGTTGGCAGTAGTATATAAGAACGAAGATTCTACTATTGCTACGGAAGTACAACAAGGACTAACACTAGATTTAGAGCGCAGAACAATCGTTCTAGACGGAGAGCATATAGAGACAACCTTCTCCGAATATGAGATCATGAGACTATTCTACCAGCATCCTAACCGTGTCTTCAGCAGAGAGGAATTAATCAATGCTGTTCGTGGTATTGACTCCTTTATTAACGATCGAGCCATTGATGTTCACGTCACTAACCTAAGACGCAAGCTGGAGAAAAATCCGAAGGAACCTCAGTTTATTAAAACAGTATGGGGTGTCGGTTACAAATTTATAAGATAG
- a CDS encoding response regulator, with the protein MFRSLRFKIVIVLVLINTISFISMNLINYETSNKQMNQQLENHSMSNLKSTIANLNTMLSLKMKEVELISRSMPTTMTTTEQQLQFLKRQVPLTNLTARNIGIASPLGSMSMSDGTELQVGHIPAYQNALKGIPAYSNPMLDSAGEPTIWLMIPYYNSSNRIESVIGLALDSTLLFNAQLELRSTEYKDSDVVLIDSDTNLLYHKNISLILKRNYIREEPGLLQFSEQLKSSDEGYGEAMVFGRMLKMFYVKIPGKDWYAVFSVAKKEFEAPLRHSLWINMGLIASTEVILGLFLYLLTQKSILNRLKQVVQVTKNVAAGNFYTPPLDIQSKDEMGILASSINGMINNLQELFEPFQAFIHHNQYAMIVTDSRFVITSYNKRAEEMLGYTENEVLGRKSLLLWHDQNQLQERAQYYSDKLGRIVTPDEAVLFVLSHKGFLPDWEWTWINRENTRLLVTVNPSIIRHPDGRTKGYVLIARDISDIKQATETNIRLLEILESAHDMIASFDMRGHIFYLNQAGHSLLGIESLDEYNNQLSQYMPIPTTVKFADGLTEAQKHGFWQSETEIIGVNGQVQIASITVVAHHTDEGRDTFFSSIIRDISEQKETQRQLVQAKDAADEANEAKSSFLARMSHEIRTPLNGIIGLTYLLQRSELSEIQEDYLRQVSESSQNLLRILNDILDFSKLEADKLFLEQVPFCLEESLQRLSGIFSVLLGPKPVDFIIHADSRIPNLIGDPTRLEQVLLNLCSNAIKFTNFGLIELRISLIEQFNKQALLEFEVKDTGIGLTEQQRKQLFAPFVQADEKTSRKYGGTGLGLVISHTLIERMGGHISVESTYQVGSTFRFRLTLPLAPEKTTQQTIIDEPSYHFTIAVLEDQTQVAEHWYKLLSTFGYKVFTFSNWDQVKNLLDKERLDLVIIDMEAGDMHGEETWISWKSQLDRFGVKAISSTTLLGRDALQYLDDEHKPAGVLVKPASSLQVQQIISVIANQMTNQQTPSSISNRISTTQAIDKEPTALSSRILVVDDQIINRLVAKQLLEQQGFEVVIMDSGQEALRLLEQTTVDLILMDLHMPMMDGIETSIQIRKTFSPERLPIIALTADVTEEQHIKCIAAGMNDIITKPIQPDVLFAVLAGWLPDKLAPSFTPAVVYALNWPETPGLNVSLALHRLDGKSKLYMQLLDSFCQQYSNAEIILDRLLVESDKSNAIRFVHSLSGAAGHLGATEVQENAALAERILLENGDVPEIIAKLYKSLNQVIVTIQTSIKNSILTDLSKKGLD; encoded by the coding sequence ATGTTCCGATCTCTTCGCTTTAAGATCGTTATTGTGCTAGTGCTGATTAATACCATATCTTTTATATCCATGAACCTAATTAATTACGAAACCTCCAACAAGCAGATGAACCAACAGCTCGAGAATCACAGCATGTCCAACCTCAAGAGCACTATTGCCAATCTCAACACGATGCTATCTCTTAAAATGAAGGAAGTCGAATTAATTAGCCGATCGATGCCCACAACAATGACAACAACGGAACAGCAGCTCCAATTTTTGAAACGCCAAGTCCCTTTGACCAATCTGACAGCGAGAAATATCGGAATAGCAAGCCCCCTTGGGTCTATGTCCATGTCAGATGGAACAGAGCTTCAAGTGGGTCATATCCCTGCTTACCAGAACGCGCTTAAAGGAATTCCTGCTTATTCTAATCCTATGCTGGATTCAGCAGGTGAACCTACTATCTGGCTTATGATTCCCTATTACAACAGCTCTAATAGGATAGAAAGCGTTATTGGACTCGCTCTAGATTCAACATTGTTATTTAATGCACAGTTAGAGCTTAGATCAACAGAGTACAAGGATAGTGATGTAGTTCTAATCGATAGTGACACTAACCTCTTATACCACAAGAATATATCATTAATTTTAAAGCGTAATTACATAAGAGAAGAGCCAGGTCTTCTTCAATTTTCTGAACAGTTAAAAAGCAGCGACGAGGGCTACGGTGAAGCAATGGTATTCGGGCGGATGCTAAAGATGTTTTATGTGAAAATACCAGGAAAGGACTGGTATGCGGTTTTTTCGGTGGCAAAAAAGGAATTCGAGGCCCCACTGCGCCATTCTCTCTGGATTAATATGGGGCTAATTGCGTCAACTGAAGTTATTCTAGGCCTATTTCTATACCTTCTAACTCAGAAGTCCATTCTCAATCGCCTTAAGCAAGTCGTTCAGGTTACCAAAAATGTTGCTGCTGGAAACTTCTATACGCCCCCCTTAGACATCCAAAGTAAGGATGAAATGGGGATACTGGCAAGCTCAATTAATGGCATGATCAACAATTTACAGGAATTGTTTGAGCCCTTTCAAGCGTTCATTCACCACAACCAATATGCAATGATCGTAACGGACTCCCGCTTCGTTATTACTTCTTATAACAAACGTGCGGAGGAAATGCTCGGTTATACTGAGAATGAAGTGCTCGGAAGAAAATCTCTCTTGCTCTGGCATGACCAGAACCAGCTTCAAGAGCGAGCTCAGTATTATTCCGACAAGCTGGGTCGAATCGTCACGCCGGATGAAGCTGTTCTGTTCGTACTCTCACACAAGGGCTTCCTGCCCGATTGGGAATGGACTTGGATTAATCGTGAGAACACACGTTTGCTTGTCACTGTGAACCCTAGTATTATTCGCCATCCAGATGGAAGAACGAAGGGTTATGTGCTTATTGCTAGAGATATAAGTGATATCAAGCAAGCGACAGAGACGAATATTAGACTTCTAGAAATTCTGGAGAGCGCGCATGATATGATCGCTTCCTTTGATATGCGTGGTCATATTTTCTATCTCAATCAAGCGGGGCATTCTTTACTAGGTATTGAATCACTCGATGAATACAACAATCAGCTTAGCCAATATATGCCAATTCCTACTACTGTTAAGTTTGCTGATGGGCTCACTGAGGCGCAAAAGCACGGCTTCTGGCAAAGTGAGACTGAAATCATTGGCGTCAACGGACAAGTTCAGATCGCATCTATTACCGTGGTTGCCCACCACACAGATGAGGGTAGAGATACATTCTTCTCTTCTATAATAAGAGACATTTCCGAGCAGAAAGAAACACAGAGACAGCTTGTCCAAGCGAAGGATGCAGCCGATGAGGCCAATGAAGCGAAGAGCTCTTTCCTTGCTCGGATGAGTCATGAGATTCGTACGCCATTAAACGGAATCATTGGCTTAACCTATCTTCTGCAGCGGTCCGAATTGTCGGAAATCCAGGAGGATTACTTACGCCAGGTATCGGAGTCGTCACAAAATTTACTTCGTATCCTTAATGACATTCTGGACTTCTCTAAGCTGGAGGCCGATAAGTTATTTCTTGAGCAGGTTCCTTTTTGCTTAGAGGAATCTTTACAACGGCTTAGTGGCATCTTCTCTGTGCTCCTGGGTCCGAAGCCTGTCGACTTTATTATTCATGCTGATTCACGTATTCCTAACCTAATTGGCGATCCTACTCGATTGGAGCAGGTTCTGCTTAATTTGTGTAGCAATGCGATTAAATTTACAAATTTCGGCTTAATAGAACTTAGAATCTCATTGATAGAGCAGTTTAATAAACAAGCCCTTCTAGAATTCGAGGTGAAAGACACTGGAATTGGGTTGACTGAGCAGCAGCGTAAGCAATTGTTTGCTCCATTCGTTCAGGCAGATGAGAAAACAAGCCGAAAATACGGGGGTACCGGTCTTGGTCTAGTTATCTCTCATACGTTAATCGAACGGATGGGTGGCCATATCTCTGTGGAGAGCACCTATCAGGTCGGCAGCACCTTTAGGTTCAGGCTTACTCTTCCGTTAGCACCTGAAAAAACGACCCAACAGACTATAATTGACGAGCCTAGCTATCATTTTACAATTGCAGTGCTTGAGGATCAGACTCAGGTTGCCGAGCATTGGTATAAGCTGCTGTCCACCTTCGGCTATAAAGTATTTACCTTCTCCAACTGGGACCAAGTGAAAAATTTACTTGATAAGGAGCGGTTAGATCTCGTTATTATCGATATGGAAGCGGGAGACATGCATGGAGAGGAAACGTGGATAAGCTGGAAGAGCCAATTAGATAGGTTTGGAGTTAAAGCCATCTCCTCTACTACTCTACTTGGTCGTGATGCTTTACAGTACTTAGATGATGAGCATAAACCAGCGGGAGTGCTTGTAAAGCCTGCCTCTTCCCTACAGGTTCAGCAAATTATTAGTGTCATAGCCAATCAAATGACGAACCAGCAGACTCCTAGCTCTATAAGTAACAGAATCTCTACTACTCAGGCAATAGATAAAGAACCTACTGCTCTATCGTCACGGATACTTGTTGTAGATGATCAAATCATTAATAGACTCGTCGCTAAGCAGCTATTAGAGCAGCAAGGATTTGAGGTCGTTATTATGGACTCTGGACAAGAGGCACTACGGCTACTAGAGCAAACGACTGTGGATTTAATTCTTATGGATTTGCACATGCCGATGATGGATGGAATCGAAACAAGCATTCAAATCCGTAAAACATTCTCTCCTGAGCGGCTCCCTATTATTGCATTAACTGCTGATGTTACCGAGGAACAGCATATTAAATGTATAGCTGCAGGGATGAATGATATAATTACTAAGCCTATTCAACCGGACGTTTTATTTGCAGTGCTTGCCGGATGGCTTCCAGACAAACTAGCTCCTTCCTTCACTCCAGCAGTGGTCTATGCATTGAATTGGCCAGAAACCCCTGGACTAAATGTATCGCTCGCCTTACATCGCTTAGATGGCAAGAGCAAGCTATACATGCAGCTACTAGATAGCTTCTGCCAGCAATATTCCAATGCGGAAATTATATTAGATCGTCTATTAGTAGAGTCAGATAAAAGTAATGCTATAAGATTTGTTCATTCCTTAAGTGGAGCAGCCGGGCATTTAGGAGCAACCGAAGTACAAGAAAACGCTGCATTAGCCGAAAGAATACTGCTAGAGAATGGAGATGTGCCAGAGATCATAGCAAAACTATATAAGTCGCTCAATCAGGTTATTGTAACCATTCAGACAAGCATCAAAAATTCTATTCTTACTGATCTGTCAAAAAAGGGGTTAGACTAA
- a CDS encoding helix-turn-helix transcriptional regulator, with protein sequence MLEQRTEWQVKSITDSKSNHIIEAFGDRYGLTSMETEVLRLLVLFGFEDEEIITIIQCSPDTLDNLLSVLMLKSRTHSTRELQALFLRYVMQQELSA encoded by the coding sequence ATGTTAGAGCAAAGGACGGAGTGGCAAGTTAAGAGTATAACGGATTCCAAATCTAATCACATAATTGAAGCTTTCGGGGATAGATATGGGTTAACGAGTATGGAGACAGAAGTATTACGGTTGCTCGTACTGTTCGGGTTCGAGGATGAGGAGATTATTACGATAATCCAATGCTCGCCTGACACTCTGGACAATCTTTTGTCGGTTTTGATGCTGAAATCAAGAACACATTCTACCCGAGAGCTACAGGCGCTATTCTTACGTTACGTCATGCAGCAAGAGCTTTCAGCCTAA